In one window of Helianthus annuus cultivar XRQ/B chromosome 17, HanXRQr2.0-SUNRISE, whole genome shotgun sequence DNA:
- the LOC110921568 gene encoding ethylene-responsive transcription factor ERF025 — translation MADPPPPPQNPKILEVELPAKTNVVSTSNRRSSPNATGKHPTYRGIRSRSGKWVSEIREPRKSKRIWLGTYPRPEMAAAAYDVAALSLKGGDAVLNFPDFVGLYTVPAVPEPASIRSAAGAAAALMKSSTPDLISLDEVPVVTGNEFMDEDAIFGMPNLLVDMAEGMLMSPPPPQPITDYLTHGDSSDCDNLWSY, via the coding sequence ATGGCTGACCCCCCTCCTCCACCACAAAATCCTAAAATTTTGGAAGTTGAGTTACCAGCGAAAACCAATGTCGTGAGCACCTCTAACCGCCGCAGCAGCCCAAATGCCACCGGAAAACATCCTACATATCGCGGGATAAGAAGTCGCAGTGGCAAATGGGTTTCGGAGATTCGGGAGCCACGTAAAAGCAAGCGTATCTGGCTGGGGACTTACCCAAGGCCGGAGATGGCAGCGGCAGCATACGATGTGGCCGCGTTGTCGCTCAAAGGCGGTGATGCCGTGTTGAACTTTCCAGATTTCGTTGGGTTGTACACAGTGCCGGCGGTGCCGGAGCCTGCCTCAATAAGGAGCGCGGCGGGGGCTGCAGCCGCGCTCATGAAGTCTTCTACGCCGGATCTAATTTCGTTAGATGAGGTACCGGTGGTGACCGGGAATGAGTTTATGGATGAAGACGCTATATTCGGTATGCCTAATTTGTTGGTGGATATGGCGGAAGGAATGCTGATGAGTCCACCACCACCGCAGCCCATCACCGATTATCTTACTCACGGTGATTCTTCGGATTGTGACAATTTGTGGAGCTACTAG
- the LOC110923867 gene encoding protein FAR1-RELATED SEQUENCE 5 → MTVAISGSSHGPSMFDESSRGQLDGPSNPYFVFDTPQGTRYWIPNVADKFIPVCGKSYPTFADVLSMYELYAFEAGFSVKKGQTKVWNGIPTHKYLRCSKYGKPQPKRTFDTLDESSVKHRRTTFTWCDYKASILVSISNDSYTVLSFNDIHNHELVESYNRDLSKISRKLSFSTKQFIHNMSLNRIGPMRAYRCLVALKGGHHNVNGTPVNFKNFSHQLRIFIGERDAQVFLERLRERFDNLPNFFFYYTVSNGKLSSVFWADEISKLNYKAFGHVLAFDATYNTNRYKMVFVPFTGVDHHFQCVTFGAGLISTESIESYVWLLKAFLKAHGTQPTLVLSDQDPSMLQVVPMVFTESRHRLCMWHIMKKLPSKISADVLDNTDLRSCIHRLVWNVYIKPETFESRWNDLLQTFRLQDHSWLNEMYNIKHLWVPAYFRELPMCCLMKTTSHCESSNAAFKVNSTSANTLVQFMMCFENRVDSQRYRQRVSEYKTSSTMFTGNTDLAIEQHAFAIYTNAVFAQVQKEIIKGKFLCYITNQTETSDSSLLIDVTHLDKRNNITNVYQVTYNTVDQSASCSCRNFTRIGYLCRHVFCVYRLKNVERIPPQYINDRWRRDALPKHVFSISSRYGVNPHALSVMRNEILDLVTECVDVARTDEDALAKLVDQLRDFKINVLSKQPLSTTENESNECQMEEIVGQPINIPVEVANPEVARNKGCGTHTRIFGPGEKAKAKPPKRPKQLRLCKRCGVTPPISTCHRWARCYERSTGVLTCMEVDWCIWEVLIAVNHSQNGLNSN, encoded by the exons ATGACTGTTGCTATTTCTGGATCATCTCATGGTCCTTCTATGTTTGATGAATCATCACGCGGCCAGTTAGACG GGCCTTCGAATCCGTACTTTGTTTTTGATACCCCTCAGGGAACCCGTTACTGGATTCCTAACGTCGCTGATAAGTTCATACCAGTGTGTGGGAAATCTTATCCAACCTTTGCGGATGTTCTTTCCATGTATGAACTTTATGCGTTTGAAGCAGGTTTTTCTGTAAAAAAAGGGCAAACTAAAGTCTGGAATGGAATTCCCACACACAAGTATCTCCGATGCTCAAAATATGGAAAACCACAACCAAAGAGGACTTTTGACACCCTAGATGAATCTTCTGTTAAGCACCGGAGGACCACCTTCACATGGTGTGACTATAAGGCAAGCATACTAGTCTCGATCTCGAACGATTCATACACAGTTCTGAGTTTCAATGATATTCATAATCATGAACTTGTTGAGAGTTACAACCGTGATCTTAGCAAGATATCACGGAAACTGTCATTCTCCACGAAACAATTCATTCACAACATGAGTCTAAACCGCATCGGACCAATGAGAGCTTATAGATGTCTTGTAGCTTTAAAAGGAGGGCATCACAATGTCAATGGGACGCCGGTCAATTTTAAAAACTTTAGCCACCAGTTGCGAATTTTTATTGGTGAACGCGACGCACAAGTTTTCCTTGAACGCCTGCGTGAGCGTTTTGACAACCTACCCAACTTCTTTTTTTATTACACTGTATCAAATGGAAAGTTGTCCTCTGTATTTTGGGCTGATGAGATTTCAAAGCTAAACTACAAAGCTTTTGGCCATGTCCTAGCATTTGATGCAACTTACAACACAAACAG GTACAAGATGGTTTTTGTGCCATTCACGGGTGTGGATCATCATTTCCAATGTGTTACATTTGGAGCGGGTTTGATATCAACCGAGTCCATTGAATCTTACGTGTGGTTGCTTAAGGCTTTCTTGAAGGCACACGGTACTCAACCAACTCTCGTGCTGAGTGATCAAGACCCATCCATGCTACAAGTTGTTCCTATGGTCTTTACCGAATCACGACACCGTCTATGCATGTGGCATATAATGAAAAAACTACCCTCCAAG ATCTCTGCCGACGTGCTCGATAACACTGATCTTCGGTCCTGCATTCACCGGTTGGTTTGGAATGTTTATATCAAACCTGAAACGTTTGAGTCCCGCTGGAATGACCTCCTACAAACATTTCGGCTTCAAGACCACAGCTGGTTGAACGAGATGTACAACATCAAACATCTCTGGGTACCAGCCTACTTCAGGGAACTGCCCATGtgttgcttgatgaagaccaCCTCCCACTGCGAAAGCTCTAACGCTGCCTTCAAGGTTAACTCAACAAGCGCAAACACCCTTGTACAATTTATGATGTGCTTTGAAAATAGGGTAGACAGCCAACGATATCGTCAACGTGTTTCGGAGTACAAAACCTCATCCACAATGTTCACTGGCAATACTGATTTAGCGATAGAACAGCACGCGTTCGCCATTTACACAAACGCTGTTTTCGCGCAAGTTCAAAAAGAGATAATTAAAGGGAAGTTTTTATGCTACATCACAAACCAAACCGAGACCAGCGATTCCAGTCTTCTGATAGACGTCACTCATTTGGATAAAAGGAACAACATCACAAACGTCTATCag GTTACGTATAACACTGTAGACCAATCGGCCAGTTGCTCATGCAGGAATTTCACACGTATCGGATATCTGTGTCGCCATGTCTTTTGCGTCTATCGCTTGAAAAATGTTGAAAGGATTCCACCACAATACATAAACGATAGGTGGCGTCGAGATGCCCTCCCCAAACATGTTTTTTCAATTTCCAGTCGATATGGAGTCAACCCACACGCACTGTCCGTTATGCGGAATGAAATCCTCGACCTCGTTACTGAATGCGTTGATGTTGCCAGAACCGATGAGGATGCGTTGGCAAAATTGGTTGACCAACTCAGGGATTTCAAGATCAATGTTCTTTCCAAGCAACCTTTGTCAACaactgaaaatgaatcaaatgagTGTCAAATGGAAGAAATAGTTGGACAGCCAATCAACATTCCAGTCGAAGTTGCTAATCCAGAAGTTGCACGCAATAAAGGATGTGGTACTCATACTCGCATTTTTGGGCCTGGTGAGAAGGCCAAAGCAAAACCACCAAAACGTCCAAAGCAGCTTCGTTTATGCAAGCGttgtggtgtcacacccccaatttccacgtgtcaccggtgggcccg